In Bacillus sp. 2205SS5-2, a genomic segment contains:
- a CDS encoding DUF58 domain-containing protein — translation MQWKKETVEMPYVKLTQHLIGILLLLSIIIQQFAMALAFLFCAIIVIGQNFYIRSVGQKISIENSKVRERLIVGGQSELTFTFENKGLPVWQSNLTIIFDDSLKPEVGGYLHRQSEYEVKIPLTLPAKKRCTVSLPVYAQKRGLVKIKQIQLSIPNLVGSGLVLLHLSDPFLEEKLIYPNIHHVKGELQSFSQFLGDVPTPQTLFLDPFLPIGTREYQSGDSFQHIHWKATARSQVLHTKVFETTTDHSWLFMLNVLDRYSITAELDAFIEGMTYLIEKAYKENHSYSMAINIRSILNRPYFYLPVGNGEAQRRKALDVLATLSNNDATIPCELMQQQLFRGGDHPPLGIHVGKRSQEIDTSLRVMNRNGMKIFTLEFSKKQGELKQWIIQ, via the coding sequence ATGCAATGGAAAAAAGAAACCGTAGAAATGCCTTATGTTAAATTGACCCAACATCTTATTGGAATTCTCCTTCTCCTTTCAATAATAATCCAACAATTTGCGATGGCCCTTGCATTTCTCTTTTGCGCAATTATTGTAATTGGTCAAAATTTTTATATTCGGTCGGTCGGTCAAAAAATTTCCATAGAAAATAGCAAGGTTCGTGAAAGGCTGATAGTAGGGGGTCAGAGTGAATTAACATTTACCTTTGAAAATAAAGGACTACCGGTTTGGCAATCGAACTTAACAATTATATTTGATGATTCACTAAAACCAGAAGTAGGCGGATATCTTCATCGTCAATCTGAATATGAGGTGAAGATCCCGCTAACCTTACCTGCAAAAAAACGATGTACTGTCTCGCTTCCTGTTTACGCTCAAAAAAGAGGTCTCGTAAAAATTAAACAAATTCAATTAAGTATTCCGAATTTAGTAGGATCAGGATTGGTCTTGTTACATTTAAGTGACCCCTTTTTAGAGGAAAAGCTCATCTATCCAAATATTCATCATGTAAAAGGTGAGCTTCAGTCGTTTTCTCAGTTCTTAGGAGACGTTCCGACACCTCAGACCCTTTTTTTGGATCCCTTTCTTCCCATTGGTACAAGAGAGTATCAATCTGGAGATAGTTTTCAACATATTCATTGGAAAGCAACGGCGCGGTCACAAGTCCTACATACGAAAGTCTTTGAGACAACGACTGATCATTCGTGGCTGTTCATGTTAAATGTGCTGGATAGGTACTCCATTACTGCAGAACTAGATGCTTTCATTGAAGGAATGACATACTTAATTGAAAAGGCCTATAAAGAAAACCACTCCTATTCAATGGCAATTAACATCCGCTCTATTTTGAATCGGCCGTATTTTTACCTGCCAGTCGGAAATGGAGAGGCGCAAAGAAGAAAAGCACTAGATGTCCTCGCAACCTTATCTAATAACGATGCGACCATTCCCTGTGAGCTCATGCAACAGCAACTCTTTAGAGGTGGTGATCATCCACCATTGGGTATTCACGTGGGGAAACGATCACAAGAAATTGATACAAGCCTACGAGTGATGAATCGAAATGGTATGAAAATATTCACACTTGAGTTTTCAAAAAAACAAGGAGAATTAAAGCAATGGATTATTCAATGA
- a CDS encoding AAA family ATPase: MQLLLQSIKTEMNKVIIGRGLEIDLLLIALLQEGHVLFESVPGTGKTLMAKTFAETISADFKRIQFTPDVLPSDVTGIHFFNPKNQQFELRPGPIVTNIVLADEINRATPRTQSSLLEVMEERQVTIEGETLLLDTPFMVIATQNPVESQQGTFPLPAAQLDRFLMKIPFQYPTLKEEQNILQRFKGQTELENIHSVLAKSQLASLTTGVKNVQVSEDIELFILELVRKTREHHYIELGVSPRGGLALLRAAQGKALLENRSYVIPDDVTYLAPYVLNHRIQLTLEASLTKSIDKVMSDIMKEIQVPVEQGG, from the coding sequence ATGCAACTTTTACTTCAAAGTATTAAAACCGAGATGAACAAGGTCATCATCGGAAGGGGTTTAGAAATAGACTTATTATTAATTGCACTTCTTCAGGAGGGACATGTGTTATTCGAGAGTGTACCTGGAACGGGGAAAACCTTAATGGCAAAAACCTTTGCAGAAACGATAAGTGCTGATTTTAAACGAATTCAATTTACGCCAGATGTTCTTCCAAGTGATGTAACTGGAATTCACTTCTTTAATCCCAAAAACCAGCAATTTGAATTAAGACCTGGACCGATTGTAACCAATATCGTACTAGCTGACGAAATAAACCGAGCAACACCACGTACACAATCGAGCCTACTAGAAGTGATGGAGGAGAGGCAAGTAACGATTGAAGGGGAAACCTTATTACTTGATACGCCTTTTATGGTCATTGCGACACAAAATCCTGTTGAGTCTCAGCAAGGTACCTTCCCGCTACCTGCAGCCCAACTCGATCGTTTCTTGATGAAAATACCGTTTCAATACCCAACATTGAAAGAAGAACAAAACATTTTACAAAGGTTCAAAGGTCAAACTGAACTGGAAAATATTCACTCTGTGTTAGCCAAGTCTCAATTGGCCTCTTTAACTACTGGGGTGAAAAACGTTCAAGTATCAGAAGACATTGAATTATTTATTCTCGAATTGGTCAGGAAAACAAGAGAACACCACTATATAGAACTAGGTGTGAGTCCTAGGGGAGGTCTTGCTCTTCTTCGAGCGGCTCAGGGAAAAGCTTTACTAGAAAATCGAAGCTATGTGATTCCAGATGATGTCACCTACCTAGCTCCCTATGTATTAAACCATCGCATCCAATTAACCCTTGAAGCCTCCTTAACGAAATCAATTGATAAAGTAATGAGTGATATAATGAAAGAAATTCAAGTACCCGTCGAACAGGGGGGATAA
- a CDS encoding GNAT family N-acetyltransferase → MIYSETEKIIETNRLLLRLFNETDAPEVAKLCNNYNLYKNTLYLPYPYSIEDALSWIKNHLDNFNDDKYFEFAITDKTTGKLYGAIALSNHQKFNNGELAYWIGEEYWGNGYATEAAKAILEFGFIEKGYNKVFARYFHSNPASGRVIEKIGMKKEGILREHVKKNEEYIDLVYFGILKHEANFLNNKGI, encoded by the coding sequence ATGATTTATAGTGAAACGGAAAAAATAATAGAAACGAATAGGTTGCTTCTTCGTTTATTTAATGAAACGGATGCACCAGAGGTTGCTAAACTATGTAATAATTACAATCTTTATAAAAACACTTTATATCTGCCGTATCCGTATTCAATAGAAGACGCTCTCTCTTGGATAAAAAATCATCTTGATAATTTTAATGATGATAAGTATTTTGAATTTGCTATTACAGATAAGACTACGGGAAAGTTATACGGAGCAATAGCATTGTCAAATCATCAAAAGTTTAATAATGGAGAGCTTGCTTATTGGATTGGAGAAGAATATTGGGGAAATGGCTACGCTACGGAGGCAGCTAAAGCTATACTTGAATTTGGATTTATTGAAAAGGGATACAATAAAGTGTTTGCACGCTACTTTCATTCAAATCCAGCTTCAGGCAGAGTTATAGAGAAAATAGGAATGAAGAAAGAAGGTATTCTAAGAGAACACGTTAAAAAGAACGAAGAATATATAGACCTTGTTTATTTTGGAATACTCAAACACGAAGCGAATTTCTTAAATAACAAGGGGATTTAG
- a CDS encoding aspartyl-phosphate phosphatase Spo0E family protein produces MEKYTYVNIFRLIEEKRRQMIQVGLAKGLTNHETVRLSKELDVLLNIHQRRYLLSKKWSSKFTKITSSSILSR; encoded by the coding sequence ATGGAGAAGTATACATATGTAAATATATTCAGGTTGATTGAAGAGAAAAGAAGACAAATGATTCAGGTTGGATTAGCAAAAGGTCTAACTAACCATGAGACGGTGAGACTCAGTAAAGAACTTGATGTTCTTCTTAATATTCATCAACGCCGCTACCTATTGTCTAAGAAATGGTCGTCTAAATTCACAAAAATAACGTCATCTTCAATACTTTCTCGATAA